The window gcaagctctgcctcccgggttcaagccattctcctgcctcagcctcccgagtagctgggactgcaggcgcctgccaccacgcctggctaatttgttgtattttttagtagagacggggtttccccgtgttagccaggatggtattgatctGCTGTCcttgcgatctgcccacctcggccacccaaagtgctgggattacaggcatgagccactgcgcccggcccaatttttttttgtttgttttgttttgttttgttttgttgtttttttttttgaaacagagtctcactctgtctggccaggctggagtacagtggcgcaatcctggctcactgtaacgcctgtctcctggtttcaagcgattctcctgcctcagccttctgagtaactggaattacaagcgcctgccaccgtgcccagctaatttttgtatttttagtagagatgcagtttcacgacattggccagactggtctcaaactcccaacctccagtgatactcctgccctggcctcccagagtgctgggattataggcgtgagacaccacgcctggccccaaacaAATTGCTTTAAGACGAGGTCTCCCAATGTTTCCCActgcacttgaactcctgggctcaagcaatcctcctgctgtggctcctgagtagctgggactacagactcaagccaccacgcctggccacattcCACAATTTAGAGAAAGTCCACAAGCTGGAATCCTAGGGAGACCCCGATTCACCTCAAAACTGCCACTAAGGAGGTAAAACGCTGCCCCTCTGAGGCAGGCTTCAGTTTCCCTGTGTGTGAAATTGACCTGGCGCTGGGAGAGGCTGTTGGAGGCGCGGATTTTGCAGTTTCCCTACAACATTCTGGAAGCCTGTGGTTCTGGGAAAGGGTGGcgtggagaagactgggaaacaaccagtggtcaccagagctgtagcacctcctccacctccgagctctggggctgggaaccccaggcttcggggcccctgtggaggacgcaggtggccccttctttcctgacatctcaggagagggagggacaaCCGGCTAGGGGAAGAAAAGCACAGGAAGGTTATACAGCCAGACGGGGAAGGGGCCAAATCTCTGAACAACCCCTTCCCCGAGTTCCTCTTCAAGTGCAGGGTACCCGAGAgtcaaggccccgccccctttccagAGGCCCCTTTTCTACCCAGGTGACGGGTCCTAGCTGGGATGGGAGGCAGATGGACGGAGGGGagcggggaggaggggaagggagaggcagtggatgaaggaggatggaagagatgacatccccctcggcccattcatcccattcaggtccccAAGCCGCCCCCCACCCGCACCTGCACTGCCAGTGCCAacgtcagagggaggaagagggagctcggcttagaaggctgaggccctgccCCCTGGGCCACACCGATCatgtggccttccttctccccacagaaggccagaccatggacacctcctgagctggaggtcatcctccatctccaccctgttttctctttctttctttccttctttctttctttctttctttctttctttctttctttctttctttctttctttctttctttctttcttttttttttgagatggagtctcgctctgtcatggaggctggcgtgcagtggcgcgatctctgctcactgcaagctccccctcctaggttcactccattctcctgcctcagcctcccaagcagcttggactacaggggcccgcgagcaagcccagataagtttttgtatttttagtagagacggggtttcaccgtgttagccaggaaggtctcgattccctgaccacatgatccacccgcctccgcctcccaaagtggtgggattacaggagcgcagcaccacgcccagctaattttggtattatcagtagagatgttatttcacagtgttggccaggctgctcttgaactcctgacctcaagtcaaccacccgcctcagcctcccaaagtgctgggactacaggtgtgagccatagtgcctgacctggagttgttgaatatttattcttaatctacaagTTGGGTGTGATGCAAGTCCTGTACATGGAGTCGCCCAAACGTCTAGAACAAGGGCTTCCCCATaatcctggcaggcaggcctcccctggggttccaaacttctgtccccactgaagtgtttatcctcttctctaatcccagcctccttttccctgtttccatgtcCTCTGAGAGGTGCtcccgctcccccaggctccctctgcatccccctcattttcttcctccccagtGTGTCattggagtcctaacccccacccttgacattgtccccttttcctactccaaagtgggaccttcttttcccccgagtggtcctgtctaggggtgccgctgccgggccccctctggtcttcctgctggagactggggccttttgggagtcAGCAGGCACCCGGGCCAACCGCAGCCAGTGTGGGGTGAGCGATACTTCACCGGCGAGTCATCAGGGTGAGGCTGGCCGTGTGCGATGCAGTCAgtgtctgggtgacagacccccggACCGCTGTGGACTTGGGTGTGCTCGAGGTGGAGGTGTTGGGCGAGGCGCCTGCAGCTGGCGGCAGTTCCCTCCGCCAGCACTTCTTTGTCACCTGCATCAAGGCCGATAACTctgaagaaggtggcccaggggtaGGTGGAGGGGCTGCCGCCGGCGTGTGGACCGGGGGGCACTGGGTGTCTGAGTGCAAGGCCAAGCAGTCCTATGTGCGGGCATTGACCGCTGATGCCCAGGGCCGTGTGGACTGGCGATGGATTCAAATTGGCACTGCCTGTGTCTGCACACTCCTCAGCCGGACTGGCCGGGCctgagacttatacccaggaactggtcaggcagaaaaagaacagagctggatgctgagagacctcagggttggcccagctgctctacggatggaccccagttggggaactcatcaaatcattgcaaaatcacaactctctgaatttgAGCTCAATCTCTGTAGGATGGGTGCAACAACAtggggttttgaaggttgaataggagcTCTCCCAGGGAAACTTGAgggtaatcatgatgatgatgataataataataatagccactatttactgagtgtttactctttcttagccctaatacataactcctcggatcaactctcatggatttgatcgttggtgacctttggtgttaagttgctgactgctcagtcacagaggacaccaccttgctcatcctggggagtgggagggcacatttcacgacgtggatgggggaggagagaaactggaacatgcaagcagatggccaggggaccttgaggacatggtctacagaaggcctttaagtatctgggagctggggttcaaatgagaaatcttacttggtgagagcaggcaggggttggcttagaatattctgttttgagataaagagctacCAATCACGGGGGGAGTATaagcaaggttgaatgagaagtgatcaggatgctggagagttcagccctgggcggggagctcaagtcaggtttctagccctcttccctgtgccaacctataccctacattgggaaagaaacagaccttaaaattgtCCAGCTTGATGGCATCGCGGGAAAGGGACTAAGTCCAGATAATGTTCTCCGAGGCTGCGGCTTCGGGGGCAGGACACACCTCCTGCGGGCCTATTCAATAATCAGTTAAATCACCTGAAGCCCACGCATTTCCGGGGAGCGCTCCGGGCACCCTggcttgagggtagagtgggcggaggtccctaagggagaggtggggctcgggctgaatccctcgttgggggcaccagggtcaagtggctaacctggcagcacagtcacggggaggccctctctcattgggcagaagctaagtccgaagccgcgcccctcctgggcgaggaggttccacctcctaggttcccgtgattctcctgcctcagcccgagtagtgggacatcccacttgctcccgccattctgtttaccacaggtgacaaccgccatggctgagaggcagggaggtcccccgaggaccgagcaaggctcggtctcccaaaataaaaaaaaatacattgaagtaatttaaaaacacgtaggaagatgtcatttcttcctatcaaggcgtcctccctttatgtatTGTTGTTacatagggaacgataaaaaaaatttttttttcaaccaatgtggaccaggttggcctcgaactcgtgcACCTCGAaccctcgcctccctgagggcccgagggcaggcgcaaccggccggagccacaatggctccgggtgtcgggGCTCTCCTTTATGCCCTTTGAGCTTACGCAGGGTGGTGGAGCCAATcacgagaggctcacccctgacgtcacccagtccccagggccagtgagggccctgcgttccatggcgccccctggagggaggaaggggaactgtatctgagagagagcagccaaTTGGGGCCGCTGACTCGGGCCGGGTTCCCGtgccgcgtccaacacccctcgctccctgtctcactcccccacggagactcaatttactttccatgtccacatccccagtgcttgcggaagatatcccgctaagagagagacatgtcaaaggtagggtagatccacatttccaggcaccaaggatggagatgttccaggtaagactgcagggcccctgggcaccttccacgtccttccaggccatcactggcatgagaaggggcagacccgtgtgagctgtggaaggaggcctctttctggaggagcgtgacccccggtaagcttcaggtggggcagttcctgagggtggggatctgaaatgttggggtatctcaggtcctctgggctgtggggtgggctctgaaaggcaggtgtcggggtggtgggtcctgaataggagatgccgggaagggtctctgggtctttgtgggtggtgtaccacgcgggatgggaaggccagggctcagggctgtGCTCACAGACCCGGGTGAAGCAGTGTCCTcgccccaggggctgctgctgagCATGGGCGGGACATGGGCATCCAGGGAGACGCTTCGGCCACGGTGCCGCCCCATCAATGCCACCTTGGCTGTCGAGAAGGAGGGCTGCCCCGTGTGCATCaccgtcaacaccaccatctgtgccggctactgccccaccatggtgagctgcccggggccggggcaggtgctgccacctcagggccagacccacagaggcagccggggaggaagggtggtctgcctctctggtcaggggctgcggaacggggtgtgggagggcaggaacagagggcttcctggacccCTGAGTCAGAcctgtgggggcagctggggagctcaGCCGAGGCGCTGGCCCCAGGCACATGCTCATTCCCCCTCTCACACGGCTTCCAGACCCgcgtgctgcagggggtcctgccgcccctgccccaggtggtgtgcaactaccgcgatgtgcgcttcgagtccatccggctccctggctgcccgcgCGGCGTGAACCCCGTGGTCTCCTACGCCGTGGCTCTCAGCTGTCAATGTGCACTCTGCCGCCGCAGCACCACTGACTGCGGGGGTCCCAAGGACCACCCCTTGACCTGTGATCACCcccgcttccaggcctcctcttcctcaaaggcccctccccccagccttccaagtccatcccgactcccggggccctcagacaccccgatcctcccacaataaaggcttctcaatccgcactctggaggtgtctttctgtgggctcaggACAACCACACTCACACAGGGTGGGTCCAGCTTCCAAACCATTTTATACAGAGTCACGGTATCAGAACTCTGGTAGAGAACAGGgtggacggctgggcgcggtggctcacgcctgtaatcccaccactttgggaggccgaggcgggtggatcatgaggtcaggagatcgagaccatcctggctaacacggtgaaaccccgtctctactaaaaatacggaaaGTTATCCGGccttggtggcgggcgcttgcaggggaatggagtgaacctgggagcgggaggttgcggtgagcagagatcacgccactgcactccagcctgcacgacagagcgagactccatctcaaaaaaaaaaagaaagaaagaaagaaaaagaaaagagggtggAGATGGGGGATGACATCCAGCTCAGGAGGTGTCCATGGTCTGGCCTTccgtggggagaaggaaggccacaCGATTGGTGTGGCCCAGGGggcagggcctcagccttctaagccgagctccctcttcctccctctgaggTTGGCACTGGCAGTCCAGGTGGGGGCTTggggacctgaatgggatgaatgAGCCAAGTGGGATGTCATCTCTTCCATTGTCCttcatccactgcctctcccttcccctcctcctccgccCCCTCCACCCCCCGGTCCATCtacctcccatcccagccaggagccatcacctaagtagaaaaggggcctctggaaagggggcggggccttgacTCTTGGGTACCCTGCGCTTGAAGACGAACTCTGGGAAGGGGTTTTTCAGGGAGTTGGCCCCTTCCCCACCTGGCTGTATAaccttcctgttcttttcttcccctaaccGGTTGCCGctccctctcctgagatgtcaggaaagagggAGCCACCTGCGTCCTCCACAGTGGCCCCGGaagcctggggttcccagccccagagctcagaggcgaaggaggtgctacagctctggtgaccactggttgtttcccagtcttctccatgccaccctttcccaaaacaacaaaacaaaacaaaacaaacaaaaaaaattgggcctggcgcagtggttcatgcctgtaatcccagcactttgggaagccgagcgggcggatcacaaagtcaggagatcaagactatcctggctaacacggggaaaccccgtctctactgaaaaatacaacaaattagccaggcgtcctggtgggcgcctgtagtcccagctacttgggaggccgaggcaggagaatggcaggaacccgggaggcggatcttgcagtgagccgagatcgcgccactgcagtccagtctcaacaacagagcgagactccgtcaaaaaaaaaaaaaaaaaaaaaattgattggaacaTCCTCCAACATGCAAGACTCTCAGTTCCTCAGAGTTCtacaggaaggatggcagagtgcagttgcccagagttgaagtcccatctctgccatttgttggctgtgtgaccaggcacaaatcattaatttctctgagcctgtattttaccatctgttgctattgagtaatagtagtggactattttctatttttatttttattttattttatttatttattttttttgagacggagtctggccctgtcacccaggctggagtgcagtggcgtgatctcggctcactgcacctatgcttcccgggttcaagcgattctcctgcctcagcttcctgagtagctgggactacaggcgcgcaccaccacacccagctaattttttttttttttttttttttagtagagacagggtttcaccatgttggccaggctggtct of the Gorilla gorilla gorilla isolate KB3781 chromosome 14, NHGRI_mGorGor1-v2.1_pri, whole genome shotgun sequence genome contains:
- the LOC129526121 gene encoding choriogonadotropin subunit beta 7-like; its protein translation is MGGTWASRETLRPRCRPINATLAVEKEGCPVCITVNTTICAGYCPTMTRVLQGVLPPLPQVVCNYRDVRFESIRLPGCPRGVNPVVSYAVALSCQCALCRRSTTDCGGPKDHPLTCDHPRFQASSSSKAPPPSLPSPSRLPGPSDTPILPQ